The Streptomyces sp. Je 1-332 genome has a window encoding:
- the argG gene encoding argininosuccinate synthase — MSKVLTSLPTGERVGIAFSGGLDTSVAVAWMRDKGAVPCTYTADIGQYDEPDIASVPGRASAYGAEITRLVDCREALVEEGLAALACGAFHIRSGGRPYFNTTPLGRAVTGTLLVRAMLEDGVQIWGDGSTFKGNDIERFYRYGLLANPHLRIYKPWLDADFVTELGGRKEMSEWLLAHELPYRDSTEKAYSTDANIWGATHEAKTLEHLDTGLETVDPIMGVRFWDPSVEIDTEDVTIGFDQGRPVTVNGKEFSSPVDLVMEVNAIGGRHGLGMSDQIENRIIEAKSRGIYEAPGMALLHIAYERLVNAIHNEDTLAAYHNEGRRLGRLMYEGRWLDPQALMIRESLQRWVGAAITGEVTLRLRRGEDYSILDTTGPAFSYHPDKLSMERTEDSAFGPVDRIGQLTMRNLDIADSRARLEQYAGLGLVGSGHPTPIGAAQAASTGLIGAMDGGGAEAIASRGETTDEESMLDRAAMESGTD, encoded by the coding sequence ATGTCCAAGGTCCTCACCTCCCTCCCCACCGGCGAGCGCGTCGGCATTGCCTTCTCCGGCGGTCTCGACACCTCGGTCGCCGTCGCCTGGATGCGTGACAAGGGCGCAGTGCCCTGCACGTACACCGCCGACATCGGTCAGTACGACGAGCCCGACATCGCCTCCGTGCCCGGCCGTGCCTCCGCTTACGGCGCCGAGATCACCCGTCTCGTCGACTGCCGTGAGGCGCTGGTCGAGGAGGGTCTTGCCGCACTCGCGTGCGGTGCCTTCCACATCAGGTCGGGCGGGCGTCCGTACTTCAACACCACGCCGCTGGGCCGCGCCGTGACCGGCACGCTCCTGGTGCGGGCGATGCTGGAGGACGGGGTGCAGATCTGGGGCGACGGCTCCACCTTCAAGGGCAACGACATCGAGCGGTTCTACCGGTACGGGCTGCTCGCCAACCCGCATCTGCGGATCTACAAGCCCTGGCTGGACGCGGACTTCGTGACGGAGCTCGGCGGCCGCAAGGAGATGTCGGAGTGGCTGCTCGCGCACGAGCTGCCCTACCGCGACTCCACGGAGAAGGCCTACTCGACGGACGCCAACATCTGGGGCGCCACGCACGAGGCCAAGACGCTCGAGCACCTCGACACCGGCCTGGAGACCGTCGACCCGATCATGGGCGTGCGGTTCTGGGACCCGTCGGTGGAGATCGACACGGAGGACGTGACGATCGGCTTCGACCAGGGCCGCCCGGTCACGGTCAACGGCAAGGAGTTCTCCTCCCCGGTCGACCTCGTCATGGAGGTCAACGCGATCGGCGGCCGGCACGGCCTCGGCATGTCCGACCAGATCGAGAACCGGATCATCGAGGCCAAGAGCCGCGGCATCTACGAGGCGCCCGGCATGGCCCTCCTGCACATCGCCTACGAGCGCCTCGTCAACGCGATCCACAACGAGGACACCCTGGCCGCGTACCACAACGAGGGCCGCCGCCTAGGCCGGCTGATGTACGAGGGCCGCTGGCTGGACCCGCAGGCGCTGATGATCCGCGAGTCGCTGCAGCGCTGGGTCGGCGCGGCGATCACCGGAGAGGTGACGCTGCGGCTGCGGCGCGGCGAGGACTACTCGATCCTCGACACCACGGGCCCGGCGTTCAGCTACCACCCGGACAAGCTCTCCATGGAGCGGACCGAGGACTCGGCGTTCGGCCCGGTGGACCGGATCGGCCAGCTCACCATGCGGAACCTCGACATCGCCGACTCCCGCGCGCGCCTGGAGCAGTACGCGGGCCTCGGCCTGGTCGGCTCCGGCCACCCGACCCCGATCGGCGCCGCGCAGGCGGCGTCGACCGGTCTGATCGGCGCCATGGACGGCGGCGGCGCGGAGGCGATCGCCTCGCGCGGCGAGACCACGGACGAGGAGTCGATGCTGGACCGCGCCGCGATGGAGTCCGGCACGGACTGA
- a CDS encoding ABC transporter substrate-binding protein produces MRSVRPRPLPLIAGLLVAPLLAGCFAAKNDASGDTADGARLKVALAFPPSENFSPYGADATLLSRLGVTEGLTKLDANGAAAPALAASWKQEGDRGWLFTLRQAEFQDGSRVTPAAVASALTHAGKAEPVTAALSGVSLTAEPVGDDQVRITTKAPDPALPLRLSSPGLAVLSAKAYEKGDKVSPVGTATGPFELTKTTGAAAATLDRFDDYWGGRAQASGVDARFIADGTARTNALRTGDVDIAEAVPVSQAASLDKGHGRETATARTTALQLNTEKGAFKDPGLRAAARAAIDTSALAKDVYEGHADTGRGIFGPALNWAEGKREKPEGRARATSPGGKTITLATYDNRPELPEVAQVLKQQLQKAGFKVTLEVRESSRIEGDALAGKFDAFVGARNTMLDTGDPVSVLASDYTCEGSYNLSQLCDTSVDKAVRKAENTADTAKRQDATMAAESAILGTDAVVPLVHQRIITGVGGSVRGEILDPYERALVGTGTRR; encoded by the coding sequence ATGCGCTCCGTCCGCCCCCGGCCCCTCCCCCTCATAGCCGGCCTGCTCGTCGCCCCGCTGCTCGCCGGCTGTTTCGCGGCCAAGAACGACGCGTCCGGCGACACCGCGGACGGCGCCAGGCTGAAGGTCGCGCTGGCCTTCCCTCCCTCCGAGAACTTCTCCCCGTACGGCGCCGACGCCACCCTCCTCAGCCGTCTCGGCGTCACCGAGGGCCTGACGAAGCTGGACGCGAACGGCGCCGCCGCCCCCGCGCTCGCCGCGTCCTGGAAGCAGGAGGGCGACCGCGGCTGGCTGTTCACCCTGCGCCAGGCCGAGTTCCAGGACGGCAGCCGTGTCACACCGGCCGCCGTCGCGTCGGCCCTCACCCATGCGGGCAAGGCCGAGCCCGTCACCGCCGCGCTGTCCGGGGTGTCACTCACCGCCGAGCCCGTCGGCGACGACCAGGTCCGGATCACCACCAAGGCCCCTGACCCGGCGCTTCCGCTGCGCCTGTCGAGCCCCGGTCTCGCCGTGCTCTCCGCGAAGGCGTACGAGAAGGGGGACAAGGTCAGTCCGGTGGGCACCGCCACGGGCCCCTTCGAGCTCACGAAGACCACCGGCGCCGCCGCTGCCACCCTTGACCGTTTCGACGACTACTGGGGCGGTCGTGCGCAGGCCTCCGGTGTGGACGCGCGGTTCATCGCCGACGGCACCGCGCGCACCAACGCCCTGCGCACCGGCGACGTGGACATCGCCGAGGCCGTCCCCGTCTCGCAGGCCGCCTCCCTCGACAAGGGGCACGGCCGCGAGACCGCGACGGCCCGCACCACCGCCCTCCAGCTCAACACGGAGAAGGGCGCCTTCAAGGATCCAGGGCTGCGCGCCGCGGCCCGCGCCGCGATCGACACCTCCGCGCTCGCCAAGGATGTGTACGAGGGCCATGCCGACACTGGCAGGGGCATCTTCGGCCCCGCCCTGAACTGGGCCGAGGGGAAGCGGGAGAAGCCCGAGGGCCGGGCGCGGGCCACCTCGCCCGGCGGCAAGACCATCACCCTGGCCACGTACGACAACCGGCCCGAGCTGCCCGAGGTCGCCCAGGTGCTCAAGCAGCAGCTGCAGAAGGCCGGGTTCAAGGTCACGCTGGAGGTGCGTGAGTCCTCCCGCATCGAGGGTGACGCGCTGGCGGGGAAGTTCGACGCGTTCGTCGGCGCACGCAACACGATGCTCGACACCGGCGACCCCGTGTCGGTCCTCGCCAGCGACTACACCTGTGAGGGCAGCTACAACCTCTCCCAGTTGTGCGACACCTCGGTCGACAAGGCCGTGCGCAAGGCCGAGAACACGGCCGACACCGCGAAGCGGCAGGACGCGACCATGGCCGCCGAGTCCGCGATCCTCGGCACCGACGCGGTCGTTCCGCTGGTCCATCAGCGGATCATCACGGGCGTCGGCGGTTCGGTGCGGGGCGAGATCCTCGACCCGTACGAGCGGGCGCTCGTCGGTACCGGCACCAGGCGCTGA
- a CDS encoding GNAT family N-acetyltransferase, giving the protein MLGYRIRTATADDLGAARAVMLDTVYHDFGTGYVPRWHGDIIDLDGAYLRPARHTLLVAVDERDGAVAATAALDSRGPAHPPNPRWIADRFPSGETAQLRRVYVRAEHRRRGLARQLVGELLEFAATDGGYRSVYLHTDPAVTGAEGFWRSLGKVVHDEREDGGASRVMHFEVPMRQPQAP; this is encoded by the coding sequence GTGCTTGGATACCGCATCAGAACGGCCACCGCCGACGACCTCGGCGCCGCGCGGGCCGTCATGCTCGACACCGTCTACCACGACTTCGGCACGGGATACGTGCCGCGCTGGCACGGCGACATCATCGACCTCGACGGCGCGTATCTGAGACCCGCCCGCCACACCCTGCTCGTCGCGGTGGACGAGCGGGACGGGGCGGTCGCGGCCACCGCCGCCCTCGACTCCCGCGGCCCGGCACACCCGCCGAACCCGCGCTGGATCGCCGACCGCTTCCCCTCGGGCGAGACGGCGCAGCTGCGGCGCGTCTACGTGCGGGCCGAGCACCGGCGCCGCGGCCTTGCCCGGCAGCTGGTCGGCGAGCTCCTGGAGTTCGCGGCGACGGACGGTGGATATCGCTCCGTCTATCTGCACACCGACCCGGCGGTGACCGGCGCCGAGGGCTTCTGGCGCTCCCTGGGGAAGGTCGTGCACGACGAGCGCGAGGACGGCGGGGCGTCGCGCGTCATGCACTTCGAAGTGCCCATGCGGCAGCCACAGGCCCCGTAG
- a CDS encoding ABC transporter permease subunit, whose product MRKGLVRGPALLWRVVIAVALLCLIGLLPWLSRTDPALTVLKARAAERTPTPEALAAARAELGLDDGPLHLLGQWADGLSHGDAGRSWISGEAVLPSVTEALGVSLLLMSAALAVAVVTAGAVCARTLWLGSRRRLSGRKHSGGGAAVVATLPEFLTASVLATVVGVQLGWLPALGWYGPQWLVLPALSLGLPAGALLGRLLDDLLPGAFAEPWARAAAARGIPHGRIARQALRRCFPGLLPNVGLFVVGLTGGAVAVEQVFDIPGLGRTTLQASVAQDLPVLQAGTLALVLLAAVAGGLFRLASRLTSGPALRDGALPTLHLPERPAPSRLPLLYGGVLLGIIMLSLVRDPLALDTAARLQAPSLAHPFGTDALGRDVLARVGHGALHTIALALGISAFALAAGVLLGLLPRFSGPLLDTLNAIPPTLAGLLVAGVAGSGAATPAIAVAAVAWVPLAAHTAALLLQERATLHLTATRSLGAGRRHQLRHHLLPAVLPPVTRHALLRLPAVALAIAALGFLGLGAQPPSPEWGLLLAENQPYAERAPWALLAPAAALALLGALAVTAAGGVPVPRRLRRKGRPDERSPAADVPSTERELASAGTAAR is encoded by the coding sequence GTGCGAAAAGGGCTCGTCCGCGGACCGGCGCTGCTCTGGCGCGTGGTCATCGCCGTCGCGCTGCTGTGCCTGATCGGTCTGCTGCCCTGGCTCTCGCGCACCGACCCGGCGCTCACCGTGCTCAAGGCGCGGGCCGCGGAGCGCACACCCACCCCGGAGGCCCTGGCGGCCGCCCGCGCCGAACTCGGCCTGGATGACGGCCCGTTGCATCTGCTCGGCCAGTGGGCGGACGGGCTGTCGCACGGTGACGCCGGGCGGTCGTGGATCTCCGGCGAAGCGGTACTCCCCTCCGTGACCGAGGCCCTGGGTGTCTCCTTGCTGCTCATGTCGGCGGCGCTTGCGGTGGCCGTCGTGACCGCCGGCGCGGTGTGCGCCCGCACCCTGTGGCTCGGCTCCCGGCGCAGGCTCTCCGGGCGCAAGCACTCGGGCGGCGGGGCCGCGGTCGTGGCCACGCTGCCCGAGTTCCTGACCGCGTCGGTGCTCGCCACCGTGGTCGGTGTGCAGCTCGGCTGGCTGCCCGCCCTCGGCTGGTACGGACCCCAGTGGCTCGTGCTGCCGGCGCTCTCGCTGGGGCTGCCCGCCGGCGCCCTGCTCGGGCGGCTCCTCGACGACCTGCTGCCCGGCGCCTTCGCCGAACCCTGGGCGCGGGCCGCCGCGGCCCGTGGCATCCCGCACGGACGCATCGCACGGCAGGCGCTGCGTCGCTGCTTCCCCGGACTGCTGCCGAACGTCGGTCTGTTCGTCGTGGGCCTGACCGGTGGCGCGGTCGCCGTGGAGCAGGTCTTCGACATTCCCGGGCTCGGCCGCACCACGCTCCAGGCCTCGGTGGCACAGGATCTGCCCGTGCTCCAGGCCGGCACGCTCGCGCTCGTCCTGCTCGCCGCCGTGGCGGGCGGTCTCTTCCGCCTCGCGTCCCGGCTCACGAGCGGCCCGGCACTGCGCGACGGAGCTCTGCCGACCCTGCACCTTCCCGAGCGCCCCGCGCCCAGCCGCCTGCCACTGCTGTACGGCGGTGTCCTCCTCGGCATCATCATGCTCAGCCTGGTCCGGGACCCGCTGGCTCTGGACACCGCGGCCCGGCTCCAGGCACCGTCCCTGGCGCACCCGTTCGGCACGGACGCCCTGGGACGCGATGTCCTGGCCCGGGTGGGCCACGGCGCGCTCCACACGATCGCACTGGCCCTGGGGATCAGCGCCTTCGCCCTGGCGGCCGGTGTCCTGCTCGGTCTTCTGCCCCGCTTCTCCGGCCCCCTTCTCGACACGCTCAACGCGATACCCCCGACGCTGGCCGGCCTCCTGGTCGCCGGGGTCGCCGGCAGCGGGGCGGCCACCCCCGCGATCGCCGTGGCCGCCGTCGCGTGGGTTCCGCTCGCCGCCCACACGGCCGCCCTGCTCCTCCAGGAGCGCGCCACGCTGCACTTGACGGCGACACGGAGTCTGGGCGCGGGCCGTCGGCACCAGCTACGGCACCATCTGCTGCCCGCGGTGCTGCCGCCCGTCACCCGCCACGCGCTGCTGCGGCTGCCCGCGGTCGCGCTGGCCATCGCCGCCCTCGGCTTCCTCGGCCTCGGCGCGCAGCCACCGTCCCCCGAGTGGGGACTGCTGCTCGCCGAGAACCAGCCCTACGCCGAACGCGCCCCCTGGGCCCTGCTCGCGCCGGCGGCCGCGCTCGCTCTCCTCGGCGCTCTCGCGGTGACGGCGGCGGGCGGGGTACCGGTCCCCCGGCGGCTGCGACGCAAGGGCCGACCCGATGAACGCTCTCCTGCGGCCGACGTGCCGTCCACCGAGCGGGAGTTGGCCTCCGCCGGGACGGCCGCCCGGTGA